Proteins encoded by one window of Dyella humicola:
- a CDS encoding toprim domain-containing protein — protein sequence MSRHTHSDPPSMPHTGEQPHERLARALSLSGTPGQAYVERRRIPLAIADAAGMRFDPDWNGRPAVLIGMHDREARLVSVHGRYLETLRGQDKMFTIGAGGGVASTGAGWHGEPLILVEGIFDALSLAACGWDCVATIGRWAPWLPEVCASRTVWLAFDANAPGEDEVANYMQHLPRSATRRLLPPSHCKDWNTALLKRGQAAMARWLRESIQARDTTAR from the coding sequence ATGTCCCGACATACGCACAGCGATCCCCCGAGCATGCCCCACACGGGCGAGCAACCCCACGAGCGGCTGGCCCGCGCTTTGTCGCTATCAGGCACGCCCGGACAGGCCTATGTCGAGCGACGGCGGATTCCGCTGGCAATCGCCGATGCCGCAGGCATGCGCTTCGACCCTGACTGGAATGGGCGGCCCGCCGTCCTGATCGGCATGCACGATCGCGAAGCCCGCCTGGTCTCGGTGCACGGCCGTTACTTGGAAACCCTGCGCGGACAGGACAAGATGTTCACGATCGGCGCCGGTGGCGGCGTGGCCAGCACCGGCGCGGGCTGGCATGGCGAGCCACTGATCCTCGTCGAAGGCATCTTCGATGCCCTGTCGCTCGCGGCATGCGGCTGGGATTGCGTCGCCACGATCGGGCGCTGGGCGCCGTGGCTGCCGGAAGTTTGTGCCAGTCGGACCGTGTGGCTGGCTTTCGACGCCAATGCACCTGGGGAGGATGAAGTGGCCAATTACATGCAGCACCTTCCGCGCTCAGCAACGCGTCGTCTGTTGCCACCATCCCATTGCAAGGACTGGAACACGGCGTTGCTCAAGCGCGGCCAGGCCGCCATGGCGCGCTGGCTCCGCGAGAGCATCCAGGCCCGTGATACAACTGCCCGATGA
- a CDS encoding TetR/AcrR family transcriptional regulator, producing the protein MPPSPRRKSATATQEANPAAYTVLPPRDKAATVLAGAREIFLAHGFSAATTDMIQRAAGVSKSTVYSHYPNKETLFTAVVEAECECFFVATRKLKFSDKGLEWILEETARAYLDLVLSPEALALYRVIVAEAPRFPELARRFYIAGPGAMNEMVATLLDRTMSRNELDFSSVGRNAAAALFVNMVRGEAQMQSLTHPNSRPSAAQRDRWAHEAVASFLRAFRKTKTRARR; encoded by the coding sequence ATGCCCCCTTCGCCGCGCCGCAAGTCCGCCACCGCCACCCAGGAAGCAAATCCTGCGGCATACACGGTTTTGCCGCCGCGGGATAAGGCAGCCACCGTGCTGGCGGGAGCTCGTGAGATCTTTCTCGCGCACGGCTTCAGTGCCGCGACCACCGACATGATTCAGCGAGCCGCCGGCGTATCCAAGTCCACGGTCTATTCGCACTATCCAAACAAGGAGACTCTGTTTACGGCGGTGGTCGAGGCTGAGTGCGAATGCTTTTTTGTGGCCACGCGCAAACTCAAGTTTTCGGACAAGGGCCTGGAATGGATTCTGGAAGAAACGGCGCGCGCGTATCTGGACCTGGTGCTGTCACCCGAGGCCCTGGCGCTGTATCGGGTCATCGTTGCCGAAGCCCCACGTTTTCCGGAACTGGCCAGGCGCTTTTACATTGCCGGGCCGGGCGCCATGAACGAGATGGTCGCGACCTTGCTCGATCGGACCATGTCGCGGAACGAACTCGACTTCAGCAGTGTCGGGCGCAACGCCGCCGCAGCACTTTTCGTGAACATGGTTCGAGGCGAAGCGCAGATGCAGTCTCTGACCCACCCGAACTCACGCCCCTCGGCTGCGCAACGCGACCGCTGGGCGCATGAGGCGGTCGCAAGCTTCCTGCGCGCATTCAGAAAAACCAAAACACGCGCGCGCCGATAA
- a CDS encoding DUF4863 family protein, which yields MSQIPFTSSQDEFLARLIPVLQEVKDMTTSTEVEQWLNSTYGVESELYKDLARLVSLGLKEGWVADVEIAGSRYRRAQLAAPSAETFFFSITGVLMDSTDNSQGNPEDSFRGGYHSHPYGEINLVVPLNEGAALAGPNGWCYGGWTTPVPGSHHFPEVKGGAVISIAFLPAGRIAFDVNAPSR from the coding sequence ATGTCTCAGATCCCATTCACCAGTAGCCAAGACGAATTTCTCGCCCGTTTGATTCCCGTGCTGCAAGAGGTCAAGGACATGACCACAAGCACGGAGGTCGAGCAATGGCTTAACTCGACATATGGTGTTGAAAGCGAGTTGTACAAAGATCTGGCGCGTCTGGTTAGCCTCGGCCTGAAAGAGGGCTGGGTGGCCGATGTTGAAATCGCGGGCTCACGTTACCGTCGCGCCCAACTCGCTGCACCTAGCGCGGAGACGTTTTTCTTCAGCATCACGGGGGTGCTGATGGACAGTACGGATAATTCCCAGGGCAACCCCGAGGACAGCTTCCGTGGCGGCTATCACTCGCACCCGTATGGCGAGATCAATTTGGTCGTGCCGCTCAATGAAGGCGCGGCGTTGGCTGGTCCAAACGGCTGGTGTTATGGCGGCTGGACCACACCGGTACCGGGAAGCCACCACTTTCCGGAAGTAAAGGGCGGCGCCGTCATCTCAATCGCTTTTCTGCCAGCTGGCCGGATCGCGTTCGACGTCAATGCGCCGTCGCGCTAA